Within the Gossypium raimondii isolate GPD5lz chromosome 12, ASM2569854v1, whole genome shotgun sequence genome, the region AGGATGTGAATCGATGGGAGTACGTTGATTTGCCCTTTTTGAGGGTTGAAGAGCTAGCTAGACCCGGTGTTGATAATGGGTTGGTAGAGCAGAAGAGGATATCGGACGATGGGCTACCCGTTTTGGTCCCCTTTCAGTTGGCTGGTCCCATGGAGCTCTGGATTCAGGATGCCAAGGATATACGCATCTCCCTGCCGGTcagttttaatttgtttttccctttttataacaaaaattctCTTCTTCTAAGTTTTGTAGTTAGTTTTTATCATGGCAAACCAGTTCTAGTAATCATGCATATGTCAGAATTATGGAAATTCTTATCAGAACCTATAGAAACAAGGCATTGAATTAGGTacatatattttggttttgccTTGTGAATTTAGATTTTTCTCAATTCTGGGTTGTTGCCCTTTTAGCTTTGAGGTCTCTCATATGATTTCTTGTGAAATTAGATTTTTCTCAGTTCTGGGTTGTTACCCTTTTTGCTGTGAGGTCTATCATATGACTTTTTGAAGTCTATTTGTTGATGTTGTTGTTGGTTTGTTTTGATTGTGCAGCATGATGTGGATGCTGGTGTGTTGAAGAAGGTAATATTAGCAGATGGTGCTGTGGTAACTGTCACGGGTGCGAGATCAGTTAGCCTGCGCCATCCTATTGATCTTCCATTACCTCTCAATCGAACTCATAACGGATTTGCGTCTGGCCTTATGGCCCTGGCCGAGCAACTTCATCATGCTTCTCGTAGTCAAGATGCTCCTCTCCTCTCCCTCCGTATTGTAGGCCCGACCTCTCTTACTGTTCCATCATCGGCAACTCCAAATAACAAGTTGAAGCTTAAAAGACTTGCACCTGGCTTTGTGGAACTATCCTCCATGTCTAAAACTAAGGCCATGAATGGTCTTTCCACTATTAATCCACAAGAAGAAACTGCAACAATATTAACCCCAAAGCACTTTGCTACAATGTGGCCTCTTGCTTCAATCAATGGTTCCAATGCTAATTTGGTTGGTTTTGAGACACTCCTATCATCTTTGCTGGGGCCAAAAGCAAACAAGAAAGGTTCCTTCAAGTTATTGAAAGCTGATGTGTCAGCTCAAACATTTGTGAAGATTGGTTTCGGAGTGGAGAAGAAGTTGAAGCAAGGAGATGGGTTTGATTTGGAGGGTTTTCCCGAGTGGAGGACAAAGCCTGAAAGGGTGAGTATGCATTTTGAGGTGTTGGCCAAGGTTGAAGGTGAGAAAATTATTCCAGAGAGAGTGGTGCAGGTTAACCCGGTGGATATCGAGGACACGGTGGCACCCAATGTGGTGACAGGGAACATAACCATGTCATCCATTCCTGTTGTTTACACACCTTCCAATCCCTTCACCTTGTAAATTGTTAAAGAGGGAAAAGGGCTAAAATTTTGCGTAGTTAAAAAGAAACTGTAAAGAAGAGGAATGAAtcaatactttttatttttttggcttGGAAAATCTATGAGAATtgtaaatcattataaatttgtttatctAATGGAGTTGAAGATGACTTTATTGCCATCCATCGAGCTCTTCACTCCCATGATTACTTGACCTGGTGTGTTGGGCGGCAATTCTTTTGATAGTGCTGTGAATTCAATGAACAACTGAATATTGGTGGTATCATGTGATGAGTGCAAGGTAGGCATGGAGTTTAGGTTAAATTGAGGCCTGTCCtgcaattctattttatttccatGAAAGAAGAAATTCATCCACGTTAGAGAACTCTCAAATAACGGACCCCCACAAACTCCCTCTAATCTCATGGTTCCTGGATTTTTCTAAATCTAGTGATGCCTTTCAACAAAATTATTAGGGTTTATGCTGTTCTACTAAATCTTCTTCCGATACAGAATAATGTCCATTAGTACTCAACAATTAAAGTTTCATCACAAGTAAATTAGGtacatcattaaaattattaattattttctcaaattggCCTTTATACTGTTTCTTTAAGTCACATTAGCCCCTAACATTGACATCTGTTGCACAAATT harbors:
- the LOC105763011 gene encoding uncharacterized protein LOC105763011, giving the protein MAFAKSSYYILPLVFALFTLLSSSNALASTPHPKAIADLKEGILKLLGFQADDVEISGFDSRDALVGHSVAYEFDVEIDRKVIPVKLLEDVNRWEYVDLPFLRVEELARPGVDNGLVEQKRISDDGLPVLVPFQLAGPMELWIQDAKDIRISLPHDVDAGVLKKVILADGAVVTVTGARSVSLRHPIDLPLPLNRTHNGFASGLMALAEQLHHASRSQDAPLLSLRIVGPTSLTVPSSATPNNKLKLKRLAPGFVELSSMSKTKAMNGLSTINPQEETATILTPKHFATMWPLASINGSNANLVGFETLLSSLLGPKANKKGSFKLLKADVSAQTFVKIGFGVEKKLKQGDGFDLEGFPEWRTKPERVSMHFEVLAKVEGEKIIPERVVQVNPVDIEDTVAPNVVTGNITMSSIPVVYTPSNPFTL